Proteins found in one Candidatus Nitrosopelagicus brevis genomic segment:
- a CDS encoding lamin tail domain-containing protein produces the protein MAILLLAGTITPGMSQSSFDSQILINEVETNPPGSDTSEFVELYNPTSIDIDVSGWTISPSATWKAYEIPDGTIISSNSFAAFTHVNFWFKDFGETITLSDTSGNLIDETPLIEDLENNNFSWQRTTDGFDTDSNSDWELKRMTPKSSNGKLVETEESIFSLSATLGGTEYVFNETVTIAGSVSEELFTSLSTPEMIKINIQGPNYFKNLALFPDRDLGFSTTLNLQKVLGFNQGSYDVKVSYGEYTSELNFTLNNEDDSSISESTKNNLEISTDKESYIPGETVILFADTNSEIQYGGLDYTVTNPNQEIIFEGTIFPNEKFSKVFQHGAGELFAFSTQLFMETVNPVYGTYTIEGTYKSQNPLYYSSEDVINTSTSFVLSEDVKEDVLISISTDKEIYAVGDIIKVTGRSNDIWVEDLELRVMQTGILSSSAIGSDARYLAPDPFDLQDRVRLNGDGTFEYEFKIVENSSADENYASSFGDYKIVVSEYFGDGTTSFKVVEDPESFVDVRTPLGLKMDKSSYVLGSSLSLTGKILDYHQAEIGNSMRNSVEITFTDSSGTTVNYVFDKNNASNEAAKGTNGKITTPIVFTAYPDSVGGYEVDVVLHPIQFDYGIYTANALHQISGTSESITFEIKSAQSDIIPEVESQEPLTMEICKSNRAHVDEILKDLKSIGKGEIAPSMESVVCGENLKFNVGDKLVVTGKVIPKDARSLTSTYADRDSDSQTSTGHSYSTNYNTAMMNYVEVSIPYPRSMTVSGASSVTTVPDADENYTGGGGTGTGGAYYEDEDGNIIRGDEDKKTSRTDDAKRTGYDGTILMKQQKILLTDMRYKAYPDDNGNYATVFELRAGVFKDGIYAVKADYFGHHDETSVKIIDTSLKGGLEPSISVNLEKDEFTSGDTVRISGKINNIYYYDSVSVRVDLPNVSEINCFEGQQCGFGNSEKKIRVQEGVSGPGFFWNYKLPKDAPLGLYTIVVDTHFGEFEKSFFVVDESEVIGTPAPEATISKKIIEKFNRISDDKIPIVLTEKSTDDSTLSPRVIQGSLFTSARGEESDVNLRITTSNGQCVIGQGSDCLVTESTRKPGAIYSIVTIDDINYKIRYSGDDVRLEKFSIVPENSSSKIDIDNWNVEIIKDEQPSRFYYKVSYVALE, from the coding sequence ATGGCGATTTTATTACTAGCTGGTACTATCACCCCTGGAATGTCACAAAGCTCCTTTGATTCTCAAATTTTGATTAATGAAGTTGAAACTAATCCTCCTGGTTCTGACACATCTGAATTTGTAGAACTTTATAATCCGACATCAATAGATATTGATGTTAGTGGATGGACAATATCTCCTTCTGCAACTTGGAAGGCATATGAAATTCCTGATGGTACAATAATTAGTTCAAATTCATTTGCTGCTTTCACACATGTCAATTTTTGGTTTAAAGACTTTGGTGAAACTATTACACTTAGTGATACATCTGGTAATCTAATTGATGAGACTCCATTAATTGAAGATTTAGAAAATAATAATTTTTCATGGCAAAGAACTACTGATGGATTCGATACAGACTCTAATTCTGATTGGGAGTTGAAACGAATGACTCCAAAATCATCAAATGGGAAACTTGTTGAAACTGAAGAAAGTATATTTTCTCTATCTGCAACTCTTGGTGGCACTGAATACGTTTTTAATGAAACTGTAACAATTGCTGGATCTGTATCTGAAGAATTGTTTACTAGCTTATCTACCCCTGAGATGATAAAAATCAACATACAAGGCCCAAATTATTTCAAAAATCTTGCTCTATTTCCTGATCGAGATCTAGGTTTTTCAACAACATTGAATCTTCAAAAAGTTTTAGGTTTTAACCAGGGTAGTTATGATGTAAAAGTTTCTTATGGTGAATACACCTCCGAACTAAATTTCACTCTAAATAATGAAGATGATTCATCTATATCTGAATCTACAAAAAATAATTTAGAAATTTCTACCGATAAGGAATCTTATATTCCTGGCGAAACTGTAATATTATTTGCCGATACTAATTCTGAAATACAGTATGGTGGATTAGATTACACTGTAACCAATCCAAATCAAGAAATTATTTTTGAAGGAACAATCTTCCCAAATGAAAAATTCTCAAAAGTATTTCAGCATGGTGCAGGAGAGTTATTTGCATTTTCAACTCAATTATTTATGGAAACTGTAAATCCTGTTTATGGCACATATACAATTGAAGGTACTTACAAATCTCAAAATCCTCTTTATTATTCATCTGAAGATGTCATAAACACAAGTACTAGTTTTGTCTTATCTGAAGATGTTAAAGAAGATGTTTTAATTTCAATATCAACTGACAAAGAAATCTATGCTGTTGGTGATATCATAAAAGTCACTGGTAGGAGTAATGACATTTGGGTTGAAGATCTTGAATTACGTGTTATGCAAACCGGTATTTTGTCATCATCTGCTATAGGTTCAGATGCAAGATACCTCGCACCTGATCCATTTGATTTACAGGATAGAGTAAGATTGAATGGAGATGGAACTTTTGAATATGAATTTAAAATCGTTGAAAATAGTTCTGCTGATGAAAATTATGCAAGCTCATTTGGTGATTACAAAATAGTTGTTTCTGAATACTTTGGAGATGGAACCACATCTTTCAAAGTTGTTGAGGATCCTGAATCATTTGTTGATGTTAGAACTCCACTTGGGTTAAAAATGGATAAATCTAGCTATGTACTAGGCTCCAGTTTATCATTGACTGGAAAAATTTTGGATTATCACCAAGCCGAAATTGGTAACAGTATGCGTAATTCTGTAGAAATAACTTTCACTGATTCTTCTGGAACTACGGTAAATTATGTTTTTGACAAAAACAATGCAAGTAATGAAGCAGCAAAAGGAACTAATGGCAAAATAACAACGCCTATAGTATTCACTGCATATCCTGACTCTGTAGGAGGTTATGAAGTGGATGTTGTATTACATCCAATACAATTTGATTATGGAATTTATACTGCAAATGCTTTACATCAAATTTCTGGTACATCTGAATCCATTACATTTGAAATAAAATCTGCACAATCTGATATTATTCCTGAAGTTGAATCTCAAGAGCCACTTACTATGGAAATCTGTAAAAGTAATCGTGCACATGTTGATGAAATCCTAAAAGATTTGAAAAGTATAGGTAAAGGTGAAATTGCACCTTCCATGGAATCTGTTGTATGTGGTGAAAATCTAAAATTTAATGTTGGTGATAAATTAGTTGTAACTGGAAAAGTAATTCCAAAAGATGCAAGATCCTTGACATCTACATATGCCGATAGAGATTCAGATTCTCAAACTTCTACTGGTCATTCTTACAGTACTAATTATAATACCGCAATGATGAACTATGTTGAAGTTTCAATACCTTATCCTCGTTCAATGACTGTTTCTGGTGCTTCAAGTGTAACAACAGTGCCTGATGCAGATGAGAATTACACTGGCGGTGGTGGTACAGGCACTGGCGGTGCATATTATGAGGATGAAGATGGAAATATTATTCGTGGAGATGAAGACAAGAAAACATCTCGAACTGATGATGCAAAACGAACTGGATATGACGGTACTATCTTAATGAAACAACAAAAAATACTTCTAACTGATATGCGGTACAAGGCATATCCTGACGATAATGGAAATTATGCAACAGTATTTGAATTACGTGCAGGTGTCTTCAAAGATGGTATTTATGCAGTAAAAGCTGATTATTTTGGTCATCACGATGAGACCTCTGTGAAAATTATTGACACTTCATTAAAAGGTGGATTAGAACCATCAATATCTGTAAACTTGGAAAAGGATGAATTCACTTCTGGTGATACAGTTCGAATTTCTGGAAAAATAAATAATATCTATTATTATGATAGCGTATCTGTAAGAGTAGATCTACCTAATGTTTCAGAAATTAACTGCTTTGAAGGTCAACAATGTGGATTTGGAAATTCTGAAAAGAAAATAAGAGTCCAAGAAGGTGTTAGCGGTCCTGGATTTTTCTGGAATTATAAATTACCTAAAGATGCTCCTTTGGGATTATACACAATAGTTGTCGACACTCATTTCGGTGAATTTGAAAAATCATTCTTTGTAGTAGATGAATCAGAAGTTATTGGAACACCTGCACCAGAAGCAACTATTTCCAAAAAAATTATTGAAAAATTTAATAGAATTTCTGATGATAAAATTCCAATTGTGTTAACTGAAAAATCTACTGATGATTCAACTTTATCGCCTCGTGTAATCCAAGGTTCACTATTCACTTCTGCCAGAGGTGAAGAATCTGATGTAAATCTAAGAATCACTACTTCAAATGGTCAATGTGTAATTGGTCAAGGTTCTGACTGTTTAGTTACTGAATCAACTAGAAAACCAGGTGCAATTTACTCAATTGTTACAATTGATGATATCAATTATAAAATTAGATACAGTGGAGATGATGTTAGATTAGAAAAATTCTCAATTGTACCTGAAAATTCTTCTTCTAAAATTGATATTGATAACTGGAATGTAGAAATCATCAAAGATGAGCAACCATCTAGATTCTATTACAAAGTATCATACGTGGCATTAGAGTAA
- a CDS encoding DUF1512 domain-containing protein, whose translation MEILGYNFDEFLAWVGEDTDTLMMLIWILPVIIFVFYGQRIQLMISSNEIKKDIGKLDEYTTSTKKDFLNYVKNNLTSKSDPSKKLDSFFDYFTIMPVDMDPNGIITKINHLIRSREDFIRLQINGMFSNLSSVELSKLQNLLEIVTTLQLFHKHTRHLYLTAKKQKNFPLILPLQMMIPFIMEEALALKDAMPAIKNGQPIGDGIGPMIVGQMMLGTTKESAAFETVWSKTTFEDRELFLMKAEGPNATVGRPGDGLEKIISIKKPDLVIMIDASLKLEGEDSASIAKGFGAAIGGIGTERFKIEEIATRNNIPILALVVKQSIHEAITLMTEDIANSAKTVKDELHQMIRENTTSGQSILVIGVGNTIGVSQ comes from the coding sequence TTGGAAATTTTAGGTTATAATTTTGATGAATTTTTGGCATGGGTTGGTGAAGACACTGACACGCTAATGATGCTCATATGGATTCTCCCTGTCATAATCTTTGTTTTTTATGGACAACGAATACAGCTTATGATTTCATCAAATGAAATTAAAAAAGACATTGGAAAACTAGACGAATACACTACATCTACAAAAAAGGACTTTCTAAATTATGTAAAAAATAATCTTACCTCAAAATCTGACCCTTCAAAAAAGTTGGACAGCTTTTTTGATTATTTCACAATTATGCCTGTAGATATGGATCCTAATGGAATTATTACAAAAATCAATCATCTGATTCGTTCAAGGGAAGACTTTATTCGATTACAAATTAATGGAATGTTCTCTAATTTGTCATCTGTGGAATTATCTAAACTCCAAAATTTATTGGAAATAGTTACTACATTACAATTATTCCATAAACATACTCGTCATCTTTACCTCACTGCAAAAAAACAAAAAAACTTCCCATTGATTTTGCCATTACAAATGATGATTCCATTTATCATGGAAGAAGCTCTTGCTTTGAAAGATGCAATGCCTGCAATCAAAAATGGCCAACCAATTGGTGATGGTATTGGACCAATGATTGTCGGACAAATGATGTTGGGTACTACTAAAGAATCAGCAGCATTTGAGACAGTCTGGTCAAAAACAACTTTTGAAGATAGAGAATTATTCTTAATGAAAGCTGAAGGTCCAAATGCAACTGTTGGCCGTCCAGGTGATGGACTTGAAAAAATAATCTCAATCAAAAAACCTGATCTTGTTATTATGATTGATGCATCATTAAAACTTGAAGGTGAAGATTCTGCATCTATCGCAAAAGGTTTCGGCGCTGCAATTGGTGGTATAGGAACTGAGAGATTCAAAATAGAAGAAATTGCCACCAGAAATAATATCCCAATTCTTGCTCTTGTTGTAAAACAATCAATTCATGAGGCAATCACTCTGATGACTGAAGATATTGCAAATAGTGCAAAAACAGTAAAAGATGAACTTCATCAAATGATTCGAGAAAATACTACTTCTGGTCAATCTATTCTTGTCATTGGTGTAGGAAATACTATTGGTGTCTCACAATGA
- the map gene encoding type II methionyl aminopeptidase, giving the protein MGLEDYIKAGKIAGEVRENVRKTDWVGKTVYEICEHVEGEIKKRGAKCAFPVNTSINEVAAHYTAEPNDEMTITEDDLVKIDLGAQIDGYIADTAVTVCYNPEFDTLVQGAESALKNAMSMMKTGIKSSDVGRTIEKTIKELGLIPIANLSGHSLEQYTIHAGKSVPNIWSIGSFNFPSEQAFACEPFVTTGDGLGFVHEGKVKNIFALASRKKTKDKEADEMLNYIWSNFNMLPFALRWLLEKWEEKDAKRILEILVKKKAVHAYPVLVEGNGQRVAQAEHTFIPNENGVTITTNP; this is encoded by the coding sequence ATGGGACTTGAAGATTATATCAAAGCAGGAAAAATTGCAGGAGAAGTTAGAGAGAATGTTAGAAAAACAGATTGGGTTGGAAAAACGGTATATGAGATTTGTGAACATGTAGAAGGAGAGATCAAAAAACGAGGGGCCAAATGCGCATTTCCTGTAAATACAAGTATTAACGAAGTAGCAGCACATTATACAGCAGAACCAAATGATGAAATGACAATTACAGAAGATGATCTTGTAAAAATTGATCTTGGTGCACAAATTGATGGATACATTGCAGATACTGCGGTAACAGTTTGTTACAATCCAGAATTTGATACGCTTGTACAAGGTGCGGAATCTGCATTAAAAAATGCGATGTCAATGATGAAAACAGGAATTAAATCAAGTGATGTTGGAAGAACAATTGAGAAAACTATCAAAGAGTTAGGATTAATTCCAATTGCAAATCTAAGTGGACATTCTTTAGAACAGTATACAATTCACGCAGGAAAATCAGTTCCAAATATTTGGTCAATTGGTTCTTTTAATTTCCCAAGTGAACAAGCATTTGCGTGCGAGCCATTTGTGACAACAGGAGATGGGCTTGGATTTGTTCACGAAGGAAAAGTGAAAAATATTTTCGCTCTAGCATCAAGAAAGAAAACTAAAGATAAAGAGGCAGATGAGATGTTAAATTACATATGGAGTAATTTCAATATGTTACCATTTGCATTAAGATGGTTACTTGAAAAATGGGAAGAAAAGGATGCCAAACGAATTTTAGAAATTTTAGTGAAGAAAAAAGCAGTCCATGCATATCCAGTACTAGTAGAGGGCAACGGTCAAAGAGTCGCTCAAGCAGAACACACATTCATTCCAAATGAGAATGGAGTGACAATAACCACTAATCCATAG
- a CDS encoding TATA-box-binding protein, with amino-acid sequence MPQTKPIISIENVVASATVDQKMDLNDITKKFPDVEYHPDQFPGLVFRLKSPKTATLIFTSGKMVCTGAKSEQMSKNAVKTVVEKLRKGKIKVKKNAVVTIQNIVASINLGGRIHLEQAARTLPRSMYEPEQFPGLIHRMLDPKTVILLFSSGKLVCTGAKKEEDVYRSVNNLHALLEEKKLMVYE; translated from the coding sequence ATGCCACAGACAAAGCCTATCATCAGTATTGAAAATGTAGTGGCATCAGCTACAGTAGACCAGAAAATGGATCTTAACGATATTACAAAAAAGTTTCCAGATGTAGAATATCATCCAGATCAGTTTCCAGGACTAGTTTTCAGATTGAAAAGTCCAAAGACAGCTACACTAATCTTCACTTCAGGAAAAATGGTGTGCACCGGTGCAAAATCAGAACAAATGTCAAAAAATGCTGTAAAGACAGTTGTTGAAAAATTAAGAAAAGGGAAAATCAAGGTTAAAAAAAATGCAGTGGTAACAATTCAGAATATTGTTGCTTCAATAAACTTAGGAGGAAGAATTCATCTTGAGCAAGCAGCTAGAACACTACCAAGAAGCATGTATGAGCCAGAACAGTTTCCAGGTTTGATTCACAGAATGCTTGATCCAAAAACAGTCATTTTGTTATTTTCTTCAGGAAAGCTTGTATGTACAGGTGCAAAAAAAGAAGAGGACGTATACCGTTCAGTTAATAATTTACACGCACTTTTAGAAGAAAAAAAATTAATGGTTTACGAATAA